In one Capra hircus breed San Clemente chromosome 22, ASM170441v1, whole genome shotgun sequence genomic region, the following are encoded:
- the CCR8 gene encoding C-C chemokine receptor type 8 — MDYTLEPNLTTVTDFYYPDIYSSPCDGEGRDSKLLLAVFYCILFVFGLLGNSLVILVLVACKKLRSVTDVYLLNLALSDLLFVFSFPFQTHYQLDQWVFGTIMCKVVSGFYYVSFFSSMFFITLMSMDRYLAVVHAVYALKVRTISMGTALSLLVWLTALVATSPLLVFYQVASENGVLQCYTYYNQQTLKWKIFIHFEVNILGLLIPFSILMFCYIRILHQLRSCQNHNKTKAIKLVLIVVVASLLFWVPFNMVLFLTSLHDMHILDGCVMSQQLTYATHVTETISFTHCCVNPIIYAFMGEKFKKHLSELFRKSCSHIFVYIGRQVSREALEKSSSNHHSTRSSTIDYIL; from the coding sequence ATGGATTACACACTTGAGCCCAATTTGACAACAGTAACTGACTTCTACTATCCCGACATCTACTCGAGCCCCTGcgatggggaggggagagacagcAAGCTGCTTCTCGCCGTCTTCTACTGCATTCTGTTTGTATTTGGTCTTCTGGGGAACAGCCTGGTCATCCTAGTCCTTGTCGCCTGCAAGAAACTGAGGAGCGTCACGGACGTATACCTCCTGAACCTGGCCCTGTCCGACCTGCTGTTTGTCTTCTCCTTCCCCTTTCAGACCCACTATCAGCTGGACCAGTGGGTATTTGGGACCATAATGTGCAAGGTGGTCTCTGGCTTTTACtatgtcagcttcttcagcagcaTGTTCTTTATAACCCTCATGAGTATGGACAGGTACCTGGCAGTTGTCCATGCCGTCTATGCCTTGAAGGTGAGGACTATCAGCATGGGCACAGCCCTGAGTCTGCTGGTGTGGCTGACTGCCCTCGTGGCCACCAGCCCGTTACTAGTATTTTACCAAGTGGCCTCCGAAAATGGCGTCCTACAGTGTTACACGTATTACAATCAGCAGACGCTGAAGTGGAAGATCTTCATCCACTTTGAGGTGAATATCTTAGGCCTGCTGATCCCGTTCAGCATCCTGATGTTCTGCTACATCCGCATCCTGCACCAGCTGAGGAGCTGCCAGAACCACAACAAGACCAAGGCCATCAAGCTCGTGCTCATCGTGGTGGTCGCCTCCCTACTCTTCTGGGTCCCTTTCAACATGGTCCTCTTCCTCACTTCCCTGCACGACATGCACATCTTGGATGGATGTGTCATGAGCCAGCAGCTGACCTACGCCACGCATGTCACAGAAACCATTTCCTTCACCCACTGCTGCGTGAACCCTATTATCTATGCATTCATGGGTGAGAAGTTCAAGAAACACCTATCAGAACTATTTCGGAAGAGTTGCAGCCACATCTTCGTCTACATCGGGAGGCAGGTCTCCAGGGAGGCCTTGGAAAAATCATCCTCGAATCATCACTCCACTCGCTCCTCCACCATAGACTACATTCTGTGA
- the LOC102187994 gene encoding acyl-coenzyme A thioesterase THEM4, which translates to MLQRGLRWLARPRQAACLLPALAGQPQMLWAAWMPAPLITVSRSHLHSDSKDYSLPNSGWSPIMVRLYNELMEKTVDGTWTRLPGYRHSWQFLKEGDLARIAKVVPVQTVEDARLFLRITEMERLGFEYVVFHNNSEKKCVCLFQPGPLLEGLPGITHGGALGTMIDTTLFMTAYCSANAVFTGTMTITFKSPITLGSVVRLEANITGMEGRKVFLSCEAQSSDRTVLFAEASAIFFQMK; encoded by the exons ATGCTGCAGAGAGGTCTCAGGTGGCTGGCGAGGCCCCGACAGGCAGCATGCCTTCTCCCAGCCCTGGCTGGCCAGCCCCAGATGCTCTGGGCAGCCTGGATGCCAGCCCCACTCATCACT GTCTCAAGAAGTCACCTCCATTCCGATTCAAAGGATTATTCCCTCCCGAACTCTGGCTGGAGCCCCATCATGGTGAGGCTGTACAATGAACTCATGGAGAAGACTGTGGATGGGACGTGGACGCGACTTCCCGGTTACCGTCACTCTTGGCAGTTCCTTAAAGAGGGGGACCTAGCTAGGATCGCTAAAGTTGTCCCTG TCCAAACGGTAGAAGACGCCCGCCTCTTTCTCCGGATCACAGAGATGGAGAGACTCGGCTTTGAGTATGTCGTCTTCCACAATAACTCTGAGAAGAAGTGCGTCTGCTTGTTCCAGCCTGGGCCCCTCCTGGAGGGGCTGCCTGG GATTACCCATGGTGGCGCGCTGGGGACCATGATAGACACCACGCTGTTCATGACGGCCTACTGCAGTGCCAATGCGGTCTTCACCGGGACCATGACCATCACCTTCAAGAG CCCAATCACCCTCGGCTCAGTGGTGAGGCTGGAGGCAAACATCACTGGCATGGAAGGAAGAAAGGTGTTTCTCTCTTGCGAAGCCCAAAGCAGTGACAGGACCGTCCTCTTTGCCGAAGCTTCTG CCATCTTCTTCCAAATGAAGTGA
- the SLC25A38 gene encoding solute carrier family 25 member 38 isoform X2 — translation MIQKSRPALLQHQDVGDRVETLMLQPVIKAFLCGSISGTCSTVLFQPLDLLKTRLQTLQPSAHGSRRVGMLALLLTVVRTESLLGLWKGMSPSIVRCVPGVGIYFGTLYSLKQYFLRGHPPTALESVILGAGSRSVAGVCMSPITVIKTRYESGRYGYQSIYAALRSICHSEGFRGLFSGLTATLLRDAPFSGIYLMFYSQTKNVVLHDQLDAVLVPVVNFSCGIFAGILASLVTQPADVIKTHMQLSPVKFRWIGQSVTLIFKDYGLRGFFQGSVPRALRRTLMAAMAWTVYEEMMAKMGLKS, via the exons ATGATTCAAAAGTCACGCCCGGCGCTGCTGCAACACCAGGATGTCGGAGACCGGGTGGAAACGCTTATG TTGCAGCCAGTGATCAAAGCTTTCTTGTGCGGCTCCATCAGTGGGACCTGCTCTACCGTCCTCTTCCAACCCCTGGATCTCCTCAAAACCCGCCTGCAGACCCTCCAACCCTCGGCCCATGG GTCCAGACGTGTTGGCATGTTGGCTCTGCTCCTGACTGTGGTTCGCACGGAGAGTCTGCTGGGCCTCTGGAAAGGGATGTCTCCT TCCATCGTGAGGTGTGTCCCTGGCGTTGGCATCTACTTTGGCACCCTCTACTCTCTGAAGCAGTACTTCCTGCGAGGCCATCCCCCCACCGCCCTGGAGTCAGTCATACTGGGGGCGGGCTCCCGCTCGGTTGCAGGGGTCTGCATGTCACCCATCACTGTGATCAAGACACGGTACGAG AGTGGGCGGTATGGCTACCAGAGCATCTACGCCGCCTTGAGGAGCATCTGTCACAGCGAAGGGTTCCGGGGCCTCTTCAGTGGCCTGACAGCAACACTGCTGCGCGATGCCCCCTTTTCCGGAATCTACCTCATGTTTTACAGCCAGACCAAAAACGTTGTGCTTCACG ACCAGTTGGATGCAGTCCTTGTTCCCGTTGTGAATTTCAGCTGTGGGATATTTGCTGGGATTCTGGCCTCGCTGGTAACTCAACCTGCAGATGTGATCAAAACTCACATGCAGCTCTCCCCAGTGAAATTTCGGTGGATTGGCCAGTCAGTCACGCTCATTTTCAAA GACTATGGGCTGCGTGGCTTCTTCCAAGGCAGCGTCCCCCGGGCCCTCCGCAGAACCCTGATGGCAGCCATGGCGTGGACAGTCTACGAAGAGATGATGGCCAAGATGGGCCTGAAGTCCTGA
- the SLC25A38 gene encoding solute carrier family 25 member 38 isoform X1, which translates to MIQKSRPALLQHQDVGDRVETLMLQPVIKAFLCGSISGTCSTVLFQPLDLLKTRLQTLQPSAHGSRRVGMLALLLTVVRTESLLGLWKGMSPSIVRCVPGVGIYFGTLYSLKQYFLRGHPPTALESVILGAGSRSVAGVCMSPITVIKTRYESGRYGYQSIYAALRSICHSEGFRGLFSGLTATLLRDAPFSGIYLMFYSQTKNVVLHGTDQLDAVLVPVVNFSCGIFAGILASLVTQPADVIKTHMQLSPVKFRWIGQSVTLIFKDYGLRGFFQGSVPRALRRTLMAAMAWTVYEEMMAKMGLKS; encoded by the exons ATGATTCAAAAGTCACGCCCGGCGCTGCTGCAACACCAGGATGTCGGAGACCGGGTGGAAACGCTTATG TTGCAGCCAGTGATCAAAGCTTTCTTGTGCGGCTCCATCAGTGGGACCTGCTCTACCGTCCTCTTCCAACCCCTGGATCTCCTCAAAACCCGCCTGCAGACCCTCCAACCCTCGGCCCATGG GTCCAGACGTGTTGGCATGTTGGCTCTGCTCCTGACTGTGGTTCGCACGGAGAGTCTGCTGGGCCTCTGGAAAGGGATGTCTCCT TCCATCGTGAGGTGTGTCCCTGGCGTTGGCATCTACTTTGGCACCCTCTACTCTCTGAAGCAGTACTTCCTGCGAGGCCATCCCCCCACCGCCCTGGAGTCAGTCATACTGGGGGCGGGCTCCCGCTCGGTTGCAGGGGTCTGCATGTCACCCATCACTGTGATCAAGACACGGTACGAG AGTGGGCGGTATGGCTACCAGAGCATCTACGCCGCCTTGAGGAGCATCTGTCACAGCGAAGGGTTCCGGGGCCTCTTCAGTGGCCTGACAGCAACACTGCTGCGCGATGCCCCCTTTTCCGGAATCTACCTCATGTTTTACAGCCAGACCAAAAACGTTGTGCTTCACGGTACGG ACCAGTTGGATGCAGTCCTTGTTCCCGTTGTGAATTTCAGCTGTGGGATATTTGCTGGGATTCTGGCCTCGCTGGTAACTCAACCTGCAGATGTGATCAAAACTCACATGCAGCTCTCCCCAGTGAAATTTCGGTGGATTGGCCAGTCAGTCACGCTCATTTTCAAA GACTATGGGCTGCGTGGCTTCTTCCAAGGCAGCGTCCCCCGGGCCCTCCGCAGAACCCTGATGGCAGCCATGGCGTGGACAGTCTACGAAGAGATGATGGCCAAGATGGGCCTGAAGTCCTGA
- the LOC100861209 gene encoding LOW QUALITY PROTEIN: caspase-14 (The sequence of the model RefSeq protein was modified relative to this genomic sequence to represent the inferred CDS: inserted 1 base in 1 codon), producing the protein MEGSLGSGRLSRSDGQPAPPKISPATEELQSRLQETLDLLSSQELRSFRDHLKKVEPRVSQLKLELEGHSPSGLAKLLAKHYYPPAIANGVLVQVLRLLPRADLLPRWQSAPTDCPVIPRKSLKRSYDCVDGELQYRYDLSGKRKAFLMCVKKNRPGAHQDVLLMKDWLNECKFEETLCXDPDKMDLLEKITSFRDELNEIKDNIGCCLVTLMSHGEEGFIKMKDGEKVSLEDIFEMFNNKNCPALQEKPKIFIIQACRGERRDSGVETDDEPMDLDDGSEKKRLPTFSDYFIIYPTQADHVALRDPRTGSVMIKEMTEVFKQYGNKWHLADFFTIVNNRVVHRDFSLYNKPVKISLVMESTLTKFVYF; encoded by the exons ATGGAGGGGAGCCTGGGAAGCGGCCGGCTCTCGAGGTCAGACGGTCAGCCGGCGCCTCCGAAGATCTCGCCGGCCACAGAGGAGCTGCAGAGCCgcttgcaggagaccctggactTGCTTTCCTCGCAGGAGCTGCGCAGCTTCCGCGACCACCTTAAGAAAGTGGAGCCGCGCGTGAGCCAGCTGAAGCTGGAGCTGGAGGGCCACAGCCCGTCGGGGCTGGCCAAGCTTCTTGCCAAGCACTACTACCCGCCGGCCATCGCCAACGGCGTCCTTGTCCAGGTGCTGCGGCTGCTACCCCGCGCAGACCTGCTGCCGCGCTGGCAGAGCGCCCCCACCGACTGCCCTG TGATTCCACGAAAGAGTCTAAAGAGAAGCTATGACTGTGTGGATGGTGAATTG CAGTACCGTTATGACCTAAGTGGCAAGCGGAAGGCCTTCCTCATGTGTGTGAAGAAGAACAGGCCAGGAGCTCACCAGGATGTCCTACTGATGAAGGATTGGCTTAACGAGTGCAAGTTCGAAGAGACGTTGT ATGATCCTGACAAAATG GACTTACTTGAAAAAATAACATCATTTCGTGATGAGCTAAATGAAATTAAAGATAACATTGGATGTTGCCTTGTTACTCTTATGTCCCATGGAGAAGAAGGTTTTATCAAAATGAAAGATGGTGAAAAAGTCAGCCTGgaagatatttttgaaatgtttaacaATAAAAATTGTCCAGCACTTCAAGAGAAACCGAAAATCTTTATAATCCAGGCCTGCAGAGGAG agagaagagacagtGGTGTTGAAACAGATGATGAACCCATGGACTTGGATGATGGATCAGAGAAGAAGAGGCTGCCTACATTTAGTGACTATTTCATCATATATCCCACCCAAGCAG ATCATGTTGCTTTACGGGATCCCCGCACCGGCTCTGTGATGATCAAGGAGATGACCGAAGTCTTTAAGCAGTATGGGAATAAGTGGCACCTCGCTGACTTCTTTACCATA